CCACGCTGACCCTGGTCAGCGGGTTGGAGGAGCCCTCCGAGGGCGAGGTTCTGGTCGTCGGGGAGCCGGTTCGCGGGGTCGGGAACAAGGTCGGTTTCGTCTTCCAGCAGGACGCCACCTTCCCCTGGCGCACGGTCCTGTCCAACGTCATGGCCGGGCCCCGCTTCCGGGGTGTGCCCAAGGCGGAGGCGAGGCAGAAGGCGCGGGAGTGGCTGGCCCGCGTCGGGCTCACCGCCTTCGAGGACCGTTACCCCCATCAGCTCTCCGGAGGCCAGCGCAAGCGCGTGGCGCTCGCCGCGACCTTCGTCAACGACCCGGAGATCCTTCTCATGGACGAGCCGTTCTCCGCGCTCGACGTGCAGACCCGGGCACTGATGTCCGACGAGCTCCTCGAACTGTGGGAGGGGACGAGCGCGTCCGTCGTCTTCGTCACCCACGATCTGGAGGAGTCCATCGCGCTGGCCGACCGGGTCGTCGTGATGACGGCCGGGCCCGCCACCGTCAAGCACATCTTCGACATCGACCTGCCCCGGCCCCGCAAGGTCGAGTCGGTGCGCCTGGAGCCGCGGTTCATCGAGATCTACCGCGAGATCTGGGAGTCCCTCGGCGAAGAGGTCCGCATCACCCGGGAGCGGGGTGCCGCTCATGTCGCCTGACGTCATGCCCGAGGCCCAGGTCGCACCGACCGTGACCGAGCCCGGCAACAAGACGGACCGCGCACACTCGCGCGCGCGTGCCGCCCGCAGACGCAAGATCGTCGTCGCGGTGTCCCGTGTGCTGCTCCTGGTGGCCGTTCTCGGCCTGTGGGAGGTGTTCGCGCGGGCCGAGGTGATCGATCCCTTCAACTTCTCGATGCCCTCGAAGATCTGGGACCAGATCTGGACATGGGTGACGCACGGGACGGCGCTCGGCTCGCTGGGCGAACAGATCTGGTACACGCTCTACGAGGCGCTGTTGGGCTGGGTCGTGGGCGTGGTCGCAGGTGTGGTCTGCGGTATTGCGCTGGGGCGGATCACCTTGCTCGCCGACGTACTTGGTCCATACATCAAGGTGCTCAACTCGATACCCAGGATCGTCCTTGCCCCGATCTTCGTGATCTGGTTCGGCCTCGGACCGGCCTCCAAGGTCGCCTCGGCCGTCGTCCTCGTCTTCTTCCCGGTGTTCTTCAACGCCTTCCAGGGGGCCCGCGAAGTCGATCGCAATCTGGTCGCCAACGCCCGCATCCTCGGCGCGAGCGACCGCAGGGTGACGCTGCAGGTCGTGATCCCGTCCGCGACCTCATGGATCTTCACCAGCCTGCACGTCAGCTTCGGGTTCGCCCTCATCGGCGCGATCGTCGGCGAGTACATCGGCGCGACCAAGGGCATCGGCCTGCTCGTCGCGCAGTCACAGGGCACCTTCAACGCGGCCGGTGTGTATGCCGCGATGGTCATCCTCGCCGTCGTCGCGCTTCTCGCCGAAGGGCTGCTCACCTTCGCCGAGCGCCGCATCTTCCGCTGGAAGCCGACGGGTTCCGACAGCTGAAGCCTTCCGCCCTGGCTGACCCCAGCCCCACTCAGCCTCTCCCCGCACCGCCCCTCACAAGGACGTGAACCCCATGCGCAAGACCGCCAGATACGCCTCCCTGGCCGCCGCAGGCCTGCTGGCCCTCTCCTCGCTCACCGCCTGTGCCAACGACGCCGCCAGCACCGAGTCGGCTGGCTCCGGCAGTAAGGGCGACGGCAAGGGAACCAAAGTCAAGATCATGGTCGGTGGGCTCGACAAGGTCATCTATCTGCCCGCGATGCTGACCCAGCGGCTCGGCTACTTCGACTCCGAGGGGCTCGACGTGGAGCTGCTGAGCGAGCCCGCGGGCGTCCAGGCCGAGACCGCGCTCGTCTCCGGTCAGGTCCAGGGGGCCGTCGGATTCTACGACCACACACTCGACCTTCAGGTGAAGGGCAAGGACGTGGAGTCGGTCGTGCAGTTCTCGCATGCGCCCGGGGAGGTGGAGATCGTCTCCAGCAAGGCGGCGGGCGACATCACTTCGCCGAAGGACTTCAAGGGCAGGAAGCTCGGCGTCACGGGCCTCGGCTCCTCGACCGACTTCCTCACCAAGTACCTCGCCGTCAAGAACGGAGTGAAGGTCAGCGAGTTCACGCCGGTCGCCGTCGGCGCGGGACCGACCTTCATCTCGGCGCTGCAGCAGGGCTCGATCGACGGTGGCATGACGACCGACCCGACCGTCGCGACGATCATGGACAAGAAGGCCGGCAAGATCCTTCTGGACATGCGCACGCCCCAGGGATCGGACGACGCGCTCGGCGGACCGTATCCCTCGTCAAGCCTGTACATGCAGACGGACTGGGTCAACGGTCACAAGGACACCGTCCAGAAGTTGGCCAATGCATTCGTCAAGACGCTCAAGTGGATGTCCACCCACAGTGCGACCCAGATCGCCGACAAGATGCCGGCCGACTATTCACAGGGCAACGGACTGCTGTATGCGGTGGCCATCAAGAACACGTTGCCCATGTTCACCAAGGACGGAGTGATGCCCAAGAACGGCCCTGAGACCGTCGAGAAGGTCCTCAAGGCGTTCAACCCCAACATCCAGAACGCCGACGTCGACCTCGACAGGACGTACACGACGGAGTTCGTCGACAAGGCCGCGCAGAACGCCGGCTGACTCACCTCACGCGCGGGTCGCCCACACGTAACGGTGTTCCGGGCGGCCCGCGTCGCCGTACTTCAGAGTGAGCCTGGCCCGTCCCGTGCGTTCCAGGAGCTTCAGGTAGCGCTGGGCGGTCTGTCGGCTCACCCCTGTCCGGTCGGCGATCTCCTGGGCCGACAGGGGTCCTTGGGCCTCCATCAGGGACTTGCGTACGAGCTCCGCCGTGGTGGGGGAGTGCCCTTTGGGCAGGTCGGGCTCGGCCGGCGAGGACAGGGCGCCGAAGATGCGGTCGACCTCTGCCTGTTCGGCCTCGCCGCCCCCGTCCAGGGCCCGGCGCAGCTCGGCGTACGCCTCCAGCCTGGCGCGCAGCCCCGCGAAGGCGAACGGCTTGACCAGGTACTGGAGCGCGCCCTGCCGCATCGCGGCCTGGACGGTCGTCACGTCCCGCGCCGCCGTCACCATGATCACGTCGGTCTGGTGGCCACGCCTGCGCATCTCCTGGACGACCGCCAGCCCCGTCTCGTCGGGCAGATAGTGGTCCATGAGGACCAGGTCGACGTGGGGCAGAGCCTCCAGCTGACGCAGGGCGTCCGCAGCGTTGTGTGCCTCGCCCGCCACGCGGAAACCGGGCACCTTCTCGACGTAGGCCGCGTTGACGCGCGCCACGCGTGTGTCGTCGTCCACGACCAGGACCTCGATCATCACGACTCCTCTTCGGTGGCGGTCTGCTGGGCGGCCGGCGCGGTGAGAGCGGGTTGCGTCTCGGCCAGGGCGTCCGGCAGTACGACGGTGAACTCCGCCCCGCCGCCGCCCGCCTCCCCGACGGTCGCGCTGCCGCCCTGCCGCTCGGCGAGCTTACGCACCAGCGAGAGCCCGATGCCCCGCCCCCGGTGCGCCGGTGGCTCCTTGGTCGACCAGCCGTCGGTGAAGACCAGTTCCCGTTGCTCCACCGGGATTCCGGGTCCGGTGTCCCGCACACTGAGGACGGCTGTACGGCCTTCTGTGCGCACCTCGACCTCCACGCGCGCGTGCGGTGCGCCGGCGACGGCGTCCAGGGCGTTGTCCACGAGGTTGCCGACGATCGTGACCAGCCCGCTCGGATCGACCAGCCGGTCCGGCAGCCGGGTCCGGTCCGAGACCCACAGGGCGACCCCGCGCTCGGCGGCGACGGTCGCCTTTCCCACCAGCAACGCGGCGAGCAGCGGGTCCTCGATCTTCTCGGTGACCTGCTCCGCGGTGGCCCGGTGATCGCCGACGACCTCGCCGACGAACTCCACGGCGTCCTCGAACATGTCCAGTTCCAGCAGCCCCAGAAGCGTGTGCATACGGTTGGCGTGCTCGTGGTCCTGCGCCCTCAGCGCGTCGATCAGACCGTGGGTCGAGTCCAGCTCCCGGCCGAGCTGCTCCAGCTCGGTGCGGTCGCGCAGGGTGGCTACGGCACCGCCGTCGTCGGTGGGCATCCGGTTGGCGACCAGCACCCGCTGGCCGCGCACGGTGACCAGGTCGGTGCCCGTGACCCGGCCGGCCAGGACATCGGCCGTACGTCCGTCCCCGAGCGCCTCGTCGGGGGAGCGGCCGACGGCCTCGTCGCCGATGCCGAGCAGACGTCGTGCCTCGTCGTTGAGCAGGCGGATGCGTCCGTCGCGGTCCAGGGCGACGACACCTTCCCGGATGCCGTGCAGCATGGCCTCACGCTCCGCGAGCAGCGCGGAGATGTCGGAGAAGGCCAGGTCCCGGGTCTGTCTCTGCACCCGGCGGGAGATCAGCCAGGCGGCCAGCGCGCCGACGGCGAGAGCCCCGCCCGCGTAGGCCAAAAGCCCTGGGATCGCATGGATCAGCCGGGCCCGCACACTGTCGTAGCCGATGCCGACGGAAACCGCCCCGACGATCTTGTGTTCGCTGTCGTACAGCGGCACCTTGCCGCGGGCCGTGCGGCCCAGGGTGCCGCTGTCGATCTGCATGACCTCCCTGCCGGCCAGGGCCTGGCCCGGGTCGGTCGAGACGGTCCTGCCGACCTCACTGCGGGTGGGGTGCGACCAGCGCACGCCCCGCCAGTCCATCACCACGACGTACTGCGCCCCGGTCGCCCTGCGGATCCGCTCGGCCTCCTCCTGCACGGGACCGCCGGGCAGCGGGGGCGTGTCCTTCACCTGCTCGGCGATCTGCGGCCGGGCGGCGACGGTCTGGGCGATGGCGAGAGCCCGGCGCATCGCCTGGTCGTCCAGCTGGTTGCTCAGGGGCGCGAGGAACAGGCCGGTCGCGAGCACCGCGACCCCCGCGGCGATCGCCAGCTGCATCAGAAGCACCTGGGAGAACGCCCGGCGGGGCAGTCCGAGACGCAGACGACGGGCGGGGGGAGTGCGGCTCATAACCATGACGGTACGTGGACATGCCGGATCCGCCGCCGGGGGTGTGGCATGGATCTCTTGATCAACGCATTGATGAGGCTGTCTGTACGGTCAGCTCGCCGGCGCCGTTGACGCGCTCAGCTCACACACGGACATGACGTCCAGCCGCGCGGGCGAGCCGAGCACCGAGGCCCCGCAGCTCTCCGGACGGGGCGGCAGCGACGCGGTCTGCGTGACCAGCACCCGCCAGCGACGGCCGTCGGTGTGCGCGACAGTCACTTCCCAGTGCGGGGCCATGCCGTCCGTGCGGACCACCGTCAGCGCCTCCGCCGCGTATTCGCCCGCCCTTGTGCGCACGGCCAGCTCGGCCGCCTGGCCGGGCCGCTCCCAGGCGGAGTTGCCGCGGCATCCCTCGACCACGACCCGGCCCTCCTGGACGCTGTGGAGCACCTGCTTGACGGCATGCGCCTCGGCGCGGCCATAGGCGTAGCCGTACGGCAGGACGAGCAGCGTCGGGGAGAAACGGTGACCACCCAGATGAGTGACCTCCCAGGCGCCCTCGACACCCGAGGCGGCCAGCTCGGCGGCCAGTGGGCGGCCCAGGAGCGCGCAGCAGCGGTCCCGCTTGCCGTTGGTGCAGACGAGCGCGAGCGGATCGCCGACGTGGGGGCGTCCACCGAGCGCCGCGTCGAATCCGGTGTGGTCGCCCTTGCCGAGGGCGGCGAAGTCCAGGCCCAGCAGGTCCTGCGGTTCGCGGGTCGTCGCACTGTGCAGCCACACGTTGCCGGGCCGGGTGTG
This is a stretch of genomic DNA from Streptomyces sp. NBC_00285. It encodes these proteins:
- a CDS encoding ABC transporter permease, which produces MSPDVMPEAQVAPTVTEPGNKTDRAHSRARAARRRKIVVAVSRVLLLVAVLGLWEVFARAEVIDPFNFSMPSKIWDQIWTWVTHGTALGSLGEQIWYTLYEALLGWVVGVVAGVVCGIALGRITLLADVLGPYIKVLNSIPRIVLAPIFVIWFGLGPASKVASAVVLVFFPVFFNAFQGAREVDRNLVANARILGASDRRVTLQVVIPSATSWIFTSLHVSFGFALIGAIVGEYIGATKGIGLLVAQSQGTFNAAGVYAAMVILAVVALLAEGLLTFAERRIFRWKPTGSDS
- a CDS encoding response regulator; amino-acid sequence: MIEVLVVDDDTRVARVNAAYVEKVPGFRVAGEAHNAADALRQLEALPHVDLVLMDHYLPDETGLAVVQEMRRRGHQTDVIMVTAARDVTTVQAAMRQGALQYLVKPFAFAGLRARLEAYAELRRALDGGGEAEQAEVDRIFGALSSPAEPDLPKGHSPTTAELVRKSLMEAQGPLSAQEIADRTGVSRQTAQRYLKLLERTGRARLTLKYGDAGRPEHRYVWATRA
- a CDS encoding ABC transporter ATP-binding protein, producing MSADSSPAIELRGASKAFRTPSGGLHTAVRGLDLTVGRGEFVAVVGPTGCGKSTTLTLVSGLEEPSEGEVLVVGEPVRGVGNKVGFVFQQDATFPWRTVLSNVMAGPRFRGVPKAEARQKAREWLARVGLTAFEDRYPHQLSGGQRKRVALAATFVNDPEILLMDEPFSALDVQTRALMSDELLELWEGTSASVVFVTHDLEESIALADRVVVMTAGPATVKHIFDIDLPRPRKVESVRLEPRFIEIYREIWESLGEEVRITRERGAAHVA
- a CDS encoding sucrase ferredoxin, which produces MSTCSTVSHDLDEPVSGTAATARTWLLLEQPGPWGAKALTSSHLDPALGRALEAAAQDTGVRVALIRRPGRHADSGTRTTRQVYAAHTRPGNVWLHSATTREPQDLLGLDFAALGKGDHTGFDAALGGRPHVGDPLALVCTNGKRDRCCALLGRPLAAELAASGVEGAWEVTHLGGHRFSPTLLVLPYGYAYGRAEAHAVKQVLHSVQEGRVVVEGCRGNSAWERPGQAAELAVRTRAGEYAAEALTVVRTDGMAPHWEVTVAHTDGRRWRVLVTQTASLPPRPESCGASVLGSPARLDVMSVCELSASTAPAS
- a CDS encoding ABC transporter substrate-binding protein; this translates as MRKTARYASLAAAGLLALSSLTACANDAASTESAGSGSKGDGKGTKVKIMVGGLDKVIYLPAMLTQRLGYFDSEGLDVELLSEPAGVQAETALVSGQVQGAVGFYDHTLDLQVKGKDVESVVQFSHAPGEVEIVSSKAAGDITSPKDFKGRKLGVTGLGSSTDFLTKYLAVKNGVKVSEFTPVAVGAGPTFISALQQGSIDGGMTTDPTVATIMDKKAGKILLDMRTPQGSDDALGGPYPSSSLYMQTDWVNGHKDTVQKLANAFVKTLKWMSTHSATQIADKMPADYSQGNGLLYAVAIKNTLPMFTKDGVMPKNGPETVEKVLKAFNPNIQNADVDLDRTYTTEFVDKAAQNAG
- a CDS encoding sensor histidine kinase, yielding MSRTPPARRLRLGLPRRAFSQVLLMQLAIAAGVAVLATGLFLAPLSNQLDDQAMRRALAIAQTVAARPQIAEQVKDTPPLPGGPVQEEAERIRRATGAQYVVVMDWRGVRWSHPTRSEVGRTVSTDPGQALAGREVMQIDSGTLGRTARGKVPLYDSEHKIVGAVSVGIGYDSVRARLIHAIPGLLAYAGGALAVGALAAWLISRRVQRQTRDLAFSDISALLAEREAMLHGIREGVVALDRDGRIRLLNDEARRLLGIGDEAVGRSPDEALGDGRTADVLAGRVTGTDLVTVRGQRVLVANRMPTDDGGAVATLRDRTELEQLGRELDSTHGLIDALRAQDHEHANRMHTLLGLLELDMFEDAVEFVGEVVGDHRATAEQVTEKIEDPLLAALLVGKATVAAERGVALWVSDRTRLPDRLVDPSGLVTIVGNLVDNALDAVAGAPHARVEVEVRTEGRTAVLSVRDTGPGIPVEQRELVFTDGWSTKEPPAHRGRGIGLSLVRKLAERQGGSATVGEAGGGGAEFTVVLPDALAETQPALTAPAAQQTATEEES